In Paramisgurnus dabryanus chromosome 14, PD_genome_1.1, whole genome shotgun sequence, one genomic interval encodes:
- the etnk2 gene encoding ethanolamine kinase 2 yields the protein MSFIYRQMNHMMETEIHVPVGSPTIKKYPIFVDEHNVTEGAMKLIKELRPGWDPNLVRTKLFTDGTTNKLVGCYVDENPEDVVLVRVYGNKTELIVDRDNELKSFQVLHANGCAPSLYCTFRNGICYEFMQGRALDTQDVRDPVLLRLIAGEMARIHAIHAHNGCIPKSNLWIKMRKYFSLVATEFTDQASNIRIQQEVPSQEVLEQEMTWMKEHLSQLGSPVVLCHNDLLCKNIIHNAKEGHVRFIDYEYSSYNYQAFDIGNHFNEFAGMSEADFNLYPSMEMQLDWLHTYLQAYKLFTKKGEDVSQRELETLYVQVNKFALASHFFWGFWALIQAKYSTIEFDFLGYAVLRFNQYFKTKPAVMALEIPKSEN from the exons ATGTCGTTCATTTACAGACAAATGAATCATATGATGGAGACGGAGATCCACGTGCCGGTCGGTTCGCCGACCATCAAAAAATATCCGATATTCGTGGACGAGCATAACGTGACGGAAGGAGCGATGAAGCTGATCAAAGAGCTCAGACCGGGATGGGACCCGAACCTGGTCCGGACCAAG CTATTCACAGATGGCACGACTAACAAACTGGTGGGTTGTTATGTGGATGAAAACCCAGAGGACGTAGTGCTGGTGAGGGTCTACGGCAACAAGACGGAGCTGATCGTGGACCGAGACAACGAGCTCAAGAGCTTCCAGGTTCTGCACGCCAACGGATGCGCTCCCAGTCTTTACTGCACCTTCCGAAACGGGATCTGTTACGAGTTCATGCAAGGACGCGCTCTCGATACTCAAGACGTCAGGGACCCTGTGTTACTCAG ATTGATCGCTGGGGAAATGGCCCGCATTCACGCCATCCACGCTCACAATGGCTGCATCCCCAAATCCAACCTGTGGATTAAAATGCGCAAGTACTTCTCACTAGTGGCCACGGAGTTTACCGACCAAGCCTCCAACATCAG AATCCAACAGGAAGTGCCCAGTCAGGAAGTGCTGGAACAGGAAATGACATGGATGAAGGAACACCTGTCACAGCTGGGTTCTCCGGTGGTACTCTGTCACAATGATCTGCTCTGTAAGAACATCATTCATAACGCTAAAGAAG GTCACGTTCGGTTCATCGATTATGAATACTCGAGTTATAACTACCAAGCGTTTGACATTGGAAATCATTTCAATGAATTTGCAG GCATGAGTGAAGCAGACTTTAATCTCTATCCCAGCATGGAGATGCAGTTAGATTGGCTACACACTTACCTGCAGGCCTACAAACTCTTTACCAAAAAAGGTGAAGATGTCAGTCAGCGGGAACTGGAGACGCTCTACGTGCAGGTCAACAAATTTGCTCTG GCCTCACATTTCTTCTGGGGTTTTTGGGCCCTGATCCAAGCCAAGTACTCCACCATCGAGTTTGACTTCCTCGG GTATGCCGTGCTACGTTTCAATCAATACTTCAAGACCAAACCTGCAGTGATGGCCCTGGAGATTCCCAAATCAGAAAACTGA